From Pelagibacterium flavum:
CGCGGCCGATGACGGCGAAAAGCGTTGCGCCGGCAATGAGAAGACACAGGGCTGTGAGAAGCGGCGAATCGAGCAGGCCGCCAACCGAGACGGCCATGATGGCGGCGCCGATCAGCAGCAGCCGGACGATGGGCAAGCGGCCGGAAGATTTTTCGCGCAGGCCAGGTGGCACGATCGTGAGAACGAGGCCGATAAAAATGGCCCCGATGGGCAGATTGACGGCGAAGGCGGCGCGCCAGGAGAGGGTTTCGGTCAAGGCGCCCGAGAGCACCGGCCCACCAAAGGCGGCCAGCGCCCAGACCACCGATTCGGCGCCGAACACCTTTGGTACCAGGGCAGAGGGAAAGAGTTCGGGGATCAGCGCGTAGCATATGGCCGCGACGATGCCTTCGCCCAGCCCCTGAAGGGCGCGGCCGACAAGCAGTTCGGGCATGGAGCCGGCGATTGCGGCGAGGAGCGAGCCGACAAGGAACACCGAGGCGGCGGCGACCAGCGCCATGCGGGCGCCCAGCCGCGCCTTGAGCAACGCGCCGCCGGCCCCGCCCATGATGGCAAACACCAGAAAGACCGTTGTGGCCCAGGACAACAGCGCCACGCCGCCCAGCTCATCGACAGCGGTGGGCAGGGCGGTGGAGACCAGAAAACCGTTAAAGGCCAGGAGCGCGACGCCGAGGCACAGGGTGATCGTGGCGCCAAGATAGCGCGGGGAGACGATGGCGGACCATCCGGAGAGAGCTTCGGTCATGGTGGGACTCAATTAAACAAGCGATACCTTGTTAAATTGAGTCCGATGATCTGTCCAGCGAAAAGCGGGGGCTTTTTAGAACCCCCGATTTGGTATAGTCAGGCGCGCGAACCATATAGGTTTGACAATCGCCTTTATCTTCCCGGAGATTTGCCCCAGTGAGCCTTGAGTCCACCGGCTATAAAAGCCGCCGTACCTTCGCGATCATTTCGCACCCGGACGCGGGCAAGACGACGCTGACCGAAAAACTGCTGCTCAATTCCGGCGCCATCCATCTGGCGGGGGAGGTGAAAGAGCGCGGCGAGCGGCGGCGGACCCGCTCGGACTGGATGGAGATCGAACAAAAGCGCGGCATTTCGATCACCTCTAGCGTGATGACGTTCGAACATGACGGGCTGACGCTGAACCTGCTCGACACGCCGGGCCACGCGGATTTTTCCGAAGACACCTATCGCACGCTGACGGCTGTCGATTCGGCGATCATGGTGATCGACGCGGCCAAGGGCATCGAGGCGCAGACGCGCAAACTGTTCGAGGTGTGCCGGCTGCGCGACATCCCGATCATCACCTTCGTCAACAAGATCGACCGCGAGGCGCGCGATACGCTGGAAATCCTCGACGAGATCATGGAGGCCCTGGCGCTCGATACCGCGCCAATGATGTGGCCGGTGGGCGCTGGCGTCGACTTTAACGGGCTTATCGATCTCGAGCACGGGCGGTTCATTTCGACCGAGGGCAAGCCGGAGGCCGAGGCGCCGGGAATCGAGGCATTGGCGGGGCGGTTTGCCGACACCCAGAACCAGCAGATCGCCGCTTCGATGGAGGGGCTTGAACTGGCGAGCGGATCGCTGCCCAAATTCGACCAGGCGGCCTTCGAGGAGGGCACGCTGACGCCGGTCTATTTCGGCTCGGCGCTCAAATCGATCGGCGTGCGCGAATTGCTCGAGGCGGTGTGCCGGTTTGCGCCCGAGCCGCGCACCCAGCCGGCGCGGCCCGAGCCGGTGGACCCTTCCATGGCGGCGTGCACGGGGTTCGTTTTCAAGGTTCAGGCCAATATGGACCCCAACCACCGCGACCGCGTGGCCTTTGTTCGCGTGGCATCGGGGACGCTCAAGCGCGGCATGCGGCTGAAAAACGTGCGCACGGGCAAGGATTTGAAGGTCGCCAACCCGATGTTCTTTTTCGCGCGCGAGCGGGAGCTGGCCGACGAGGCGGTGGCAGGGGACGTTGTGGGAATTCCCAATCACGGCACGCTTTCGGTGGGCGATACGTTGACCGACGGGCCCGATGTGACGGTGACCGGGATTCCCAATTTCGCGCCCGAATTGCTGCGCCGCGTGCATCTGTCCGATGCGTCGAAAACCAAACAGCTGGCCAAGGCGCTCAACGATCTGGCCGAAGAGGGCGTGGTGCAGGTGTTCAAGCCGACCTTGGGTTCGGGCTATTATGTGGGCGCTGTGGGGCCGCTGCAGCTGGAAGTTCTGACCAGCCGCGCGGCGGCGGAATATTCGGTGCCGATCCGCATCGAGCCGGCGCAATATGTGACGGCGCGCTGGGTCAAGGTCAACGACAAGGCCCAGTTCGACAAATTCGCGGCGCTGCATCGATTGAACATTGCCGAGGACCGCTATGGCGATCCGGTGTTTCTGGCCCCCAGCCAGTGGGAAATCGACCGCTGCGCCCAGGATTTTCCGTTGCTCGATTTCATGGCGACCAAGGACCGCGGGCTGGCGGCTTAAGTTGTATGGACAGTTAGGCGATGGCGGCCTGCAAACCGCAGCTTTCTGCGCTTCCGGTGCTCACGTACTGAAAGTACGCTCCGCTCCGGTTCTCGAAAACCACGGTTTTCGGCTCGCCCTGACCTAACTCTCCACACAACTCATTCGTCCCCGAATCCCAGATCGGCTTCGGTCCAGCCGAACGCCGCCAATTCCCCGGTGCGGGATTTGGCGTCGTCGGAGACGATGAATTCGTCGAGCTGGGGCGGGGCGAGAGGCGTTCCGGCCAGCATGGCATGAGCCTGGCCGCGATGATGGGTCTGGTGGGCGAAGAGGTGGCAGAGCACATCGTCGCAGCGCTCGGTCTGGATGCGGGACTGGCGGTGGATGGTGATCGGGCGGCCTAGATCGGCAATTTGCAGAGCGTCGCAGAGCGCGACGAGCTTTTCATCGCTTTGGCGCTGGGCAGCGTAGAGCGCGCTTGCCGTATCGAAGGGTTCCTCGTTTTCCCAGGCTTTCGGGCCCAGCGTGCCGCCTGCAAGTGCGTCGATATAGAACCAGTCGATAATGAGGATATGATTGAGCGTTGCCTTGAGCGAGGGGAAAAAGCTCACGCGCCTTGCCTCGAATTGCGACTGGTCCAGCGCGATCACCGCCTGAGCGAGACGGTAATTGGCGAGGGCGTTGTTGCGGGCGAGCTTTGTGAACATGCGCAGGGCGGGATCGGTCACGATGTCTTTTCCATCACGCGCGCCATGCCGATCGAGGCGGGCATCACCGGCTCGAAGCCGAATTTTCCATAGAGATGGCGCGCATCGCCGTCGGCAATCAGGGACACATAGGCGCCCTCTGGCGCCTCGCGCTCGAGCCAATCGACCAGCGCGGCCATGATGGCCTTGCCCAGACCCTTGCCCTGATGGGCGGGATCGACCGCGATGTCGGTGATCTGGTAGGCGGTGCCGCCATCGCCGATGATGCGGCCCATGCCGATGGCCTTGCCCTCATGGACAACCAGCACGGCAAAAAGCGAATTGGGAAGACCCTTTTCCATGCCGTCCCGGCTGCGCGGTGAAAGTCCCGATATGGCGCGCAGGCGGGCGAAGGTTTCAACGTCTGGTATGCCAGCGACAATCTTGTAGTCCATATCAGGCATTGGCCATGTTGATCCGGTAACTGAGCGCCTCGGCGATGTGGGGGCGAGCGACGGTTTGGCTGCCGGCCAGGTCGGCCAGCGTGCGGGCCACCTTGAGGACCCGATGATAGGCGCGGGCCGACAGGGAAAAGGTTTCGGCGGCCTTGAGCAGGAGATCGCGGCTTTCAGCGTCGGGGGCGACGACCTGTTCGATGACGCTCGAGGGCGCGGCGGAATTTGTGTGAACGCCGGAAAGATCCAGTTCGGCATAGCGCCGGCGCTGGACGTCGCGCGCCGTTGCCACGCGCTGGGCGACAATGGCGCTGGGTTCGCCCGGTTTGGAGCCGATCATGTCAGTTGCGCTGACAGCGGGAACGTCGATGCGGATATCGATGCGGTCGAGGAACGGGCCCGACACGCGGCCCTGATAATCGGCCGCGCATTTTTCGCCACGCCGGCAGGTGTGGCCCGGTGTTCCCGCCATGCCGCATTTGCACGGGTTCATGGCGGCGACCAGCTGGAAGCGGGAAGGGTAGGTCACGCGCGCATTGGCGCGGGCGATCACCGTTTCGCCCGATTCGAGCGGCTGGCGCAGGCTGTCGAGCGCCTGGGGCTGGAATTCGGGAAGCTCGTCGAGAAACAATACGCCATTATGGGCCAGCGAGGCCTCGCCGGGGCGTACGCGCAACCCGCCACCGACCAGCGCGGCCATGGAGGCCGAATGATGGGGGCTGCGAAAGGGGCGGCGATCGGAAATCTGTCCCCCCTTGAGCTCCCCGGCGATCGAGGCAATCATCGATACATCGAGCAATTCGCGCGGATTGAGCGGGGGAAGAATGGAGGGGAGGCGCTGGGCGAGCATGGATTTTCCCGCGCCGGGCGGGCCGACCATCAGCATAGTGTGTCCATAATTGTCCAGCGCGGTTAATGACGCTCCTCGCCCATTAATCGCTGCAACGAAGCCCGCCGACCCGAGCATTGCCAACGACAGAAATGGGGCCGTGAGCGGTCTGTCCTCTGTGGATGGCTCCCGCATTGCAAGAGCAAATTTATCGTTTCGGCGACTTGGTCGGGTGCAGTCTTCTGTCCGGCCTATTGATGCAGCCATTGAGAGACTGCTGGCCCTGATGGGGTCGGCGAACAAGGTCCTAATCTGGTTCTCAGGCTATTACGCCTCGGACAGACAGTGGGTTGTCCTCATTCCCGGCCTGACCGGTATCGCCATCACTTCGCTTCGCTCTTACAACCTCATGGAGCCGACAAATCGGCTCGAACTGGTCTCCTCATTAAATTCATGCCAGCAGATTTGGAACATGGCGGGCTTGGTAGGTCTCGCCCCGAGCCATGATCGCCCAAACCACCCGGGCCATCTTGTTGGCCATGGCCACACTCGCCACGCGCGCCGGTTTCCGGGCGAGTAACGCAACAAGCCGAGGGTCCGCTGTCTCTGGTTTATATTTTGCCCGGCGGATCAGCGATGTCGCGCCCATTACCAGCAGCTTTCTCAAATATCGGTCCCCCATCTTGGTGATGCGACCGAGAAGATCCTTGCCACCACTCGAGTTTTGCGACGGGGTCAGCCCAAGCCACGCGGCGAACTCTCGACCCGAACGGAACTGGCTCGGATCGGTAACCGATGCCGCCAACGCGGTGGCGCCGACCGGCCCGATGCCGGGAATGGTCGACAGACGCCGTGCCAGGTCATCGGTTCTCTGTAAGACAAGGATCGAACGATCGATCGCCTGAAGACGAGCATGAGTATCAAGCACCTGCCGGGACAGGAGATCGAGAACCTGGGTTGCCATCTCAGGCACATCCGGCGTCACTTGCTTCGCGGTGATCTTGCGCGCCAACCCAAGCGCCCGCTCCAAACTTTCGGGAATATCGATGCCAAATTCGGCCAGCAGGCCGCGCATCATGTTCACCAACTGTGTGCGCTGCTTGACCAGAAGATTGCGCGTGCGGTGAAGCGACAGAGCCGCCTGTTGCTCGGCCGACTTCATCGAGACGAAACGCATGGTGGGGCGCGTCACCGTCTCGCAGATTGCCTCTGCATCCACCGCATCGTTCTTGCCGCGCTTGACATAGGGTTTGACGTAGGCCGGCGGCATCAAACGGATCTCATGGCCCAGCTTAGTCAGCTCTCGCGCCCAATGATGCGACGTCCCGCACGCCTCCATGCCGATTAGGCAGGGCGGCAACTTCGTGAAGAACGGAAGAACTTGCGATCGGCGCAGGGCCTTGCGCATGACAATCTCGCCAGAGGCGGCGACGGCATGAACCTGGAAAATGCGTTTGGCCAAATCGAGGCCCACGGTGGTAATCTGCATGGCGGATGGCTCCTTTGCTCGGGTTGCCTGATAGCGAACCCATTTTGGCACTCAGATGCCGGGAGCGGGAGCCATCCACCTCATCTGGTTCTGGCGAGAGACAGGCCAAACCTGCCGTTCAGCACCCGAACCCCTTGCGGTAATTGACTCAGACCCTACTTAAGAAAAGCCGCTGGGATCTGAAAAATGGACAGACAGTTCACACGCGCTTGACCGTGAGCTAGGCTGTTCGATAAGTCCGGTGTGACAAGATTTTTCTTCTGATCGATTGCTGACAGTCGGCCGCCGCATTGCGGGGCACTTGCTGTCCTATCCTCATCATCAGAAGTGTCTTCAAATATGACATCAATTGCCATTTCCGGCGCCAGCGGAACGCTGGGCCGCATGATCGTTAGACACCCACCATTCGGCTGCCGGCTCCTATCCGATCAACGCCGAACACCGTGCGGGATGGCATATAGGCGAGTCTTTGTGGTCGCATGGCAAAGTGCTAGCCGGTCAAGTCGCCAAGCAGGATCGGTTTGACGGGCGGACGAACGCGGTAGTGGCCGACTTTGCCGGGCATGACCCCGCGTTCGCGAGCGATGATCTCTGTCACCGTCAGACCACATAACCTTCCCTGGCACGGCCCCATGCCGCTGCGGCCAAATGATTTGGTCTGGTTCGGACCTAGGCAGCCGAGCTTGACATAACCGCGGATTTGCCCGGCCGTCACCTCTTCGCACCGACAAACCAGAACATCATCCTTGAGTGGAATACGGTTCTGCACGCTCGGCCGGTAGAGGGCGTCGAGAAAGGGCCGAATACGTGTGTGGCGCGCCAATTGTTGTTGCACCGGATGTGCACGCCGAGCCAAGTCACCGACGACCCCCTGCACTGCCGCAGCCGACAGCGCCGCTAGTCGCCCCTGATCGGCCGAGGCCAGCGCGCCGACAATTCCGCGGCTGTCACCGGCCACGTAAAGCACCGAATCGCCCAACCGGCCCCACTCGTCGGTCACGGGCTCCCAACATAATTGTGCCGCGTTCCACCTATGCTCAGCTCCTGTTGACAAGCTGAGCTGGGCATTTGGCACCACGCCTTGGTGAAGAAGTACCAGCTTCGCCGCCAGTGATTTTGAATTGCCGCGATGGACGAAGCTCAAGCCTTCAACCTCGGTCTCACCCAATACTGCTAAATCCCGTGCGCCCCGATAGAAAACTACGCCGCTGCGCCGCAAAGCAGTCAACAATTTGAAACCTTTGAGTAGATCAGTTGCCCCTAAAATCGCACCCACTATATGTGGCAGCGCGTGGAAATAGCCGGCCCGCTCAGTAGTGTCCACTATGGCGGAAATCGCAACACCGGCTCGCAAATACTGCCATGCCAACAAATACAGCAAAGGTCCACATCCGGCCAAAACAACCGGCTCCTGGGGCAGAGCGCCAGCGGATTTGAGCAGAATTTGTGCAGCGCCCACACCCATTACGCCGGGAAGCGTCCAGCCTGAAATTGGAAAAGGTCTTTCCATCGCCCCGCTGGCCAGGATCACGTGTCGTCCGGTGATTGTGTTTGATCGGTTCTCGACGACATAATCGACCACGCCTTGGTTCGTCACATTCCAGACGGTGGCGCCGCCGCGATAATCCGCTCCGCTTGACCGAAATCCATCTGCCAGTGCCCGACCCGCAGCATAGTCGGCGCCAAGTATCCCCACTCGGTCCGAAGGCGCATTTTCGATACTGCGGTAGATCTGTCCGCCGACGGCCGGTTGCTCATCGAGAACCACCACAGACAGGCCAAGGTTACGCGCCTCGCACGCGGCAGCCAATCCAGCGGGCCCAGATCCAATCACGACCAGATCAACCTTCTCGTCGCTCATTTTATTCTCCGCCATCAAAGCTCAGTGCCGCAGCCCCTATTT
This genomic window contains:
- a CDS encoding MFS transporter; protein product: MTEALSGWSAIVSPRYLGATITLCLGVALLAFNGFLVSTALPTAVDELGGVALLSWATTVFLVFAIMGGAGGALLKARLGARMALVAAASVFLVGSLLAAIAGSMPELLVGRALQGLGEGIVAAICYALIPELFPSALVPKVFGAESVVWALAAFGGPVLSGALTETLSWRAAFAVNLPIGAIFIGLVLTIVPPGLREKSSGRLPIVRLLLIGAAIMAVSVGGLLDSPLLTALCLLIAGATLFAVIGRDRTAATPLFPSHAFRFNDVVGAGLWVILLMPLAQAGAAVFLVYALQNIFGFGPTLAGVIGAVMAITWSTTAILVANVSEADRPGLIRLGPVLLVAGLVLLAIAFAIGQLPLVILAQILIGAAYGTSWAYTSQTIMEAARPGERDRASALLPTIQSAGYGIGAAIAGLIANTAGIASAQTTQQLTTALVITFALCAVLSLPAVAAARAMTIKS
- a CDS encoding peptide chain release factor 3, whose product is MSLESTGYKSRRTFAIISHPDAGKTTLTEKLLLNSGAIHLAGEVKERGERRRTRSDWMEIEQKRGISITSSVMTFEHDGLTLNLLDTPGHADFSEDTYRTLTAVDSAIMVIDAAKGIEAQTRKLFEVCRLRDIPIITFVNKIDREARDTLEILDEIMEALALDTAPMMWPVGAGVDFNGLIDLEHGRFISTEGKPEAEAPGIEALAGRFADTQNQQIAASMEGLELASGSLPKFDQAAFEEGTLTPVYFGSALKSIGVRELLEAVCRFAPEPRTQPARPEPVDPSMAACTGFVFKVQANMDPNHRDRVAFVRVASGTLKRGMRLKNVRTGKDLKVANPMFFFARERELADEAVAGDVVGIPNHGTLSVGDTLTDGPDVTVTGIPNFAPELLRRVHLSDASKTKQLAKALNDLAEEGVVQVFKPTLGSGYYVGAVGPLQLEVLTSRAAAEYSVPIRIEPAQYVTARWVKVNDKAQFDKFAALHRLNIAEDRYGDPVFLAPSQWEIDRCAQDFPLLDFMATKDRGLAA
- a CDS encoding DinB family protein, with product MVTDPALRMFTKLARNNALANYRLAQAVIALDQSQFEARRVSFFPSLKATLNHILIIDWFYIDALAGGTLGPKAWENEEPFDTASALYAAQRQSDEKLVALCDALQIADLGRPITIHRQSRIQTERCDDVLCHLFAHQTHHRGQAHAMLAGTPLAPPQLDEFIVSDDAKSRTGELAAFGWTEADLGFGDE
- a CDS encoding GNAT family N-acetyltransferase; amino-acid sequence: MDYKIVAGIPDVETFARLRAISGLSPRSRDGMEKGLPNSLFAVLVVHEGKAIGMGRIIGDGGTAYQITDIAVDPAHQGKGLGKAIMAALVDWLEREAPEGAYVSLIADGDARHLYGKFGFEPVMPASIGMARVMEKTS
- a CDS encoding IS110 family RNA-guided transposase, whose translation is MQITTVGLDLAKRIFQVHAVAASGEIVMRKALRRSQVLPFFTKLPPCLIGMEACGTSHHWARELTKLGHEIRLMPPAYVKPYVKRGKNDAVDAEAICETVTRPTMRFVSMKSAEQQAALSLHRTRNLLVKQRTQLVNMMRGLLAEFGIDIPESLERALGLARKITAKQVTPDVPEMATQVLDLLSRQVLDTHARLQAIDRSILVLQRTDDLARRLSTIPGIGPVGATALAASVTDPSQFRSGREFAAWLGLTPSQNSSGGKDLLGRITKMGDRYLRKLLVMGATSLIRRAKYKPETADPRLVALLARKPARVASVAMANKMARVVWAIMARGETYQARHVPNLLA
- a CDS encoding NAD(P)/FAD-dependent oxidoreductase, translated to MSDEKVDLVVIGSGPAGLAAACEARNLGLSVVVLDEQPAVGGQIYRSIENAPSDRVGILGADYAAGRALADGFRSSGADYRGGATVWNVTNQGVVDYVVENRSNTITGRHVILASGAMERPFPISGWTLPGVMGVGAAQILLKSAGALPQEPVVLAGCGPLLYLLAWQYLRAGVAISAIVDTTERAGYFHALPHIVGAILGATDLLKGFKLLTALRRSGVVFYRGARDLAVLGETEVEGLSFVHRGNSKSLAAKLVLLHQGVVPNAQLSLSTGAEHRWNAAQLCWEPVTDEWGRLGDSVLYVAGDSRGIVGALASADQGRLAALSAAAVQGVVGDLARRAHPVQQQLARHTRIRPFLDALYRPSVQNRIPLKDDVLVCRCEEVTAGQIRGYVKLGCLGPNQTKSFGRSGMGPCQGRLCGLTVTEIIARERGVMPGKVGHYRVRPPVKPILLGDLTG